GCGACGTGCTTCGAGAGACGCGCCGCCGAGATGATCGTGGCGTATGTCATGGGCATAGGCGAACACGCGAACAGGCGCTAGAACAAGGGATCAGGGAACACGCGCGTACGCGGTTGTTCTTGGTTCTATGATATAGTTATCCAGGCATTTCTCCGGCACACGCATCTGTTTTGTCCTCAGGGAAGCATCCGTGCTGCATCCCGTATCGTGCCCTGTACCCCGTGATCGGATCGATAATTGAGGGAGAACCTCAGGAGGATCTGTGTGGAAGCCAAACTGCACGCATTGAAAACGCGCCTGATCGAAATCAACGATCTTCAGGCCTCAGCCGCGCTGCTCTACTGGGATCAGTCGACCTACATGCCTCCGGGCGGTGCTGCCGCGCGTGGCCGTCAGATCGCGACGCTGAGCCAGCTTGCCCATGAGAAATTTACCGACGATACGATCGGCAAGCTGCTCGACGATCTGCGCCCCTACGAGCAAAGCCAGCCCTACGACTCCGACGAGGCCAGTCTGATCCGTGTGGCGCGGCGCGACCACGAGCGTGCGGTGCGCATGCCCGCGTCGTTCGTCGCCGAGTTTTCCAGCCACTCCTCGCTGACGTACAACGCCTGGACCAAGGCCCGACCGGAGAACGATTTTGCGGCGGTGCGGCCCTACCTCGAAAAGACGCTTGAGCTGAGCCGACAGATG
The DNA window shown above is from Herpetosiphonaceae bacterium and carries:
- a CDS encoding carboxypeptidase M32, which translates into the protein MEAKLHALKTRLIEINDLQASAALLYWDQSTYMPPGGAAARGRQIATLSQLAHEKFTDDTIGKLLDDLRPYEQSQPYDSDEASLIRVARRDHERAVRMPASFVAEFSSHSSLTYNAWTKARPENDFAAVRPYLEKTLELSRQM